From Styela clava chromosome 6, kaStyClav1.hap1.2, whole genome shotgun sequence, one genomic window encodes:
- the LOC144424456 gene encoding uncharacterized protein LOC144424456 gives MLGVVNSIFDPLGIGQPVIQPMKVLMQGLCRKKLGWNDPISSECVQEWLKWILELSKLKDFNIPRCFLPSNFGETKEIQIHHFSDASEKSYGAEAQRFPDDKDLEFKKQSPHSQMCFALNTDIPTVLDQVTSKYSNWFKMKKIVAWVLRYKRALLSKVREDVSCNLGSGNIRFLSVEEEINVLAKGEQLPKSSPLCKLHPIMKEGLLRVDGRIGASSLEYDTKHPIIIPNKSPIANLIIKHFLQVTGHSGRERGQVVEIRSDNGTNFVSGEQELRNAIKSWNQNQMHRFLLQKNIKWLFQTPAASHHGGVFERQIRTIRKVFNAICREQKLTDESLITLMCECESIVNGRPIATGSNDPKDLTPLSPNNLLLLKEEPILPPGVFDAKDLYVRKRWKQVLYLTDVFWKRWRREYLPLLRTRQKWNKVQRNLAKNDVVLVMDENLPRNAWLLGIIGTISDNKGRVRSATRIL, from the exons ATGTTGGGTGTTGTGAACTCAATATTTGACCCTCTTGGCATTGGCCAGCCGGTCATTCAACCTATGAAGGTCCTTATGCAAGGATTGTGCAGGAAGAAGCTAGGATGGAATGATCCAATTTCTTCAGAATGTGTACAGGAATGGCTAAAATGGATATTAGAATTATCCAAGTTGAAAGATTTCAATATTCCAAGATGTTTTTTACCTTCTAATTTCGGTGAAACCAAAGAAATACAGATTCATCACTTTTCTGATGCATCTGAAAAGTCTTATGGTGCTGAGGCTCAACGATTCCCAG ATGATAAAGATTTGGAATTTAAAAAGCAGAGTCCACATTCACAGATGTGTTTTGCTCTGAATACAGATATACCTACTGTATTAGACCAAGTcacttcaaaatattcaaattggttTAAAATGAAGAAGATTGTAGCATGGGTTTTACGTTACAAGCGTGCACTGCTTTCCAAAGTCAGAGAGGATGTTTCTTGCAACTTGGGGAGTggaaatattagatttttatcTGTTGAGGAG GAAATTAATGTATTGGCCAAAGGTGAACAATTGCCAAAATCAAGTCCATTGTGTAAATTGCATCCTATTATGAAAGAAGGTCTTCTCCGTGTAGATGGAAGAATTGGAGCATCAAGTCTTGAATATGACACAAAACATCCTATTATAATTCCAAACAAGAGTCCTATTGCTAATTTAATAATTAAACATTTCCTTCAAGTTACAGGCCATAGTGGAAGAGA AAGAGGACAAGTAGTTGAAATAAGATCAGATAATGGAACAAATTTTGTCTCTGGAGAACAAGAATTGAGAAATGCTATCAAGTCTTGGAATCAAAATCAAATGCATAGATTTTTGCTGCAAAAGAACATCAAGTGGCTGTTTCAAACTCCGGCTGCTTCTCATCATGGCGGAGTATTTGAAAGACAAATTAGAACAATTAGGAAAGTATTCAATGCTATTTGCAGAGAACAAAAATTAACTGATGAAAGTTTAATTACACTTATGTGTGAATGTGAATCCATAGTGAATGGAAGACCAATAGCAACTGGATCCAATGACCCAAAAGATTTGACACCCTTGAGCCCAAacaatttgttgttgttgaaagaAGAACCGATACTTCCTCCAGGGGTATTTGATGCTAAAGACTTGTATGTTCGTAAGAGATGGAAACAAGTATTATACTTAACTGATGTGTTTTGGAAAAGATGGAGACGAGAATACCTTCCTCTGCTTCGAACAAGACAAAAATGGAACAAAGTTCAAAGGAATTTAGCTAAGAATGATGTTGTACTTGTGATGGATGAAAATTTGCCAAGAAATGCATGGTTGTTGGGTATCATTGGAACGATTTCCGACAACAAAGGCCGTGTACGTTCTGCTACG agaattttgtga